A genomic region of Microscilla marina ATCC 23134 contains the following coding sequences:
- a CDS encoding helicase associated domain-containing protein has protein sequence MSPDQIIQFHYLEKAGFIWSFLEDVWMKSYEELCVYKRTHDHFMIPTGKERLSLNNWLFSRRKKFKEGKLA, from the coding sequence TTGTCTCCAGATCAAATTATTCAGTTCCATTACTTAGAGAAGGCAGGTTTTATTTGGTCATTTTTAGAAGATGTATGGATGAAGTCTTATGAGGAGCTATGTGTATACAAAAGAACACATGACCATTTTATGATACCCACAGGTAAAGAGCGTTTATCGTTAAATAACTGGCTTTTTTCCCGACGAAAGAAATTTAAAGAAGGCAAACTTGCCTAG
- a CDS encoding transporter substrate-binding domain-containing protein produces MSNILRNIFLLIWLVLCTIPVAHGQEDDIVQVTSFDETTDDSRDSVVFRQKYVIGIKEAPPFAIKNPDGSWTGISVNLWESISAKLKISFRWEERGMSGLLKGVQDGSLDAAIAAISITREREELVDFTHPYYVTSLGIAVRPKEGSIKLLISRILSPRFISTIGALIALFLIFGGLIWLFERKKNPGFDESFKKGIGSGFWWAAVTMTTVGYGDKTPITAGGRFIAIIWMFFTILSVSSLIAATSSVLNSDPPEHKVENVRDLAKIKVGTVKKSSSLQYLRRNRVLPKIYATPLEGMQAVKNKEIDAMLYDEPLMRYLIKQGRVNNLKLLPYKFKYQYYSVCLPSGSDLREGINLILLEKTTEPHWKDLLFNYLGRTE; encoded by the coding sequence ATGTCAAACATTTTAAGAAATATATTTTTATTGATATGGTTGGTTTTATGCACAATACCTGTAGCGCATGGGCAAGAAGATGACATTGTGCAGGTAACCTCATTTGATGAAACAACAGACGACTCGAGAGATTCTGTGGTTTTTCGTCAAAAATATGTGATCGGAATCAAAGAAGCTCCTCCCTTTGCCATTAAAAACCCTGATGGCTCCTGGACTGGCATTAGTGTAAACCTCTGGGAATCTATTTCGGCAAAACTCAAGATTAGTTTTAGATGGGAAGAACGCGGTATGTCAGGTTTGTTAAAAGGGGTACAAGACGGTTCGTTAGATGCTGCCATTGCTGCCATTAGTATTACCCGTGAGCGAGAAGAGCTGGTAGATTTTACGCATCCTTATTATGTTACAAGTTTAGGGATAGCAGTACGCCCCAAAGAAGGGAGTATTAAACTGCTCATCTCTCGTATTTTATCTCCTCGCTTTATCAGCACCATAGGAGCACTTATTGCCTTGTTTCTTATTTTTGGTGGGCTTATCTGGCTTTTCGAGCGTAAAAAAAACCCTGGGTTCGATGAATCTTTTAAAAAGGGGATCGGCTCCGGATTTTGGTGGGCTGCTGTTACTATGACTACAGTAGGCTACGGCGACAAAACGCCTATTACAGCTGGCGGAAGGTTTATTGCCATTATCTGGATGTTTTTCACCATTTTGTCGGTGTCTAGTTTGATCGCAGCCACCTCATCGGTGCTCAACTCAGACCCTCCCGAACACAAGGTGGAGAATGTACGTGACCTGGCAAAAATTAAAGTGGGTACGGTAAAAAAATCGAGCAGTTTACAGTATTTGCGTAGAAACCGGGTATTGCCCAAAATATACGCCACCCCACTTGAGGGTATGCAGGCAGTAAAAAACAAAGAAATAGATGCCATGTTGTACGATGAACCTTTGATGCGATACCTTATCAAACAAGGGCGAGTAAACAACCTCAAGCTCTTACCTTATAAATTTAAGTATCAATACTATAGTGTGTGCCTCCCTTCGGGCAGCGACCTTCGCGAGGGCATTAACCTTATATTGCTGGAAAAAACCACTGAACCCCACTGGAAAGACCTCTTGTTTAATTATTTGGGTAGGACAGAGTAG
- a CDS encoding DUF1987 domain-containing protein, protein MTIHWFSLVMALLLKTSMRNLILKESKKIFTNPSVKLNAQTGKCDIIGESFIENASEFYQPVFDWLNAYTEKIKGEMVWSFRMEYFNSSSAKVITNLLKTLKRYEQNGGKVTVNWYYPSYNMALLEDGECLSDVSRLKFNFVLYQASPPPRRTKVQIKK, encoded by the coding sequence ATGACTATTCACTGGTTTTCATTAGTGATGGCATTATTACTTAAAACAAGCATGAGGAATCTGATATTAAAGGAAAGTAAAAAGATTTTTACTAATCCTTCTGTAAAATTAAATGCACAAACCGGAAAGTGTGACATAATTGGTGAATCATTTATAGAGAATGCATCTGAATTTTATCAACCTGTATTTGACTGGTTGAACGCATATACTGAAAAAATCAAAGGAGAAATGGTGTGGAGTTTCCGCATGGAATATTTCAATTCTAGCTCCGCCAAAGTGATCACTAATTTACTCAAAACCTTGAAAAGGTATGAACAAAACGGAGGCAAAGTCACGGTTAATTGGTATTACCCAAGCTATAACATGGCCCTGCTCGAAGACGGAGAGTGTTTGAGTGATGTGAGTCGTCTTAAATTTAATTTTGTCTTATATCAAGCATCTCCACCTCCAAGGCGTACCAAGGTACAAATCAAAAAGTAA
- a CDS encoding ELWxxDGT repeat protein, which yields MKHNYLLIIALLLGVCLSSYAQAPTPVSDKTPSGHPVVFKNKLYFFVGTEFWSSDGITTTMVKDLNEGAYFNNFTIHKDQLFFTAGSVAGKNLWVSDGTAAGTRLVDDIDYRSASNLLSHGNDVYFLATDDVNGAELRKTDGTTTSTINIKTGAGSSNATPLIVYGDVKFGKKMYFAADRSNGKELWVTDNRYNGYTYQITDIWGGPNSSNPERMIEYKGKLYFVANNGKLGKELYETNGLGIDTKLVKDINPGADGSDARDFVVCNNQLFFSAEDGTHGYELWVTDGTKEGTKMVKDIYANSSSYPYHLTAYNDKLYFSANNELTGNLELWVSDGTEAGTKMLKEINVNDSADPHNFKVYNSKLYFVANDGTHGNELWETDGTEAGTKLVVDLNPGYGSSNPNNLVVYNNKLFFSANNGEGHKLWKYDADGSTPPDPVNQYAINTPVVNCQDETFCVTLKAKTEVTTGIIGMDYCLQYDANLMEPTGSVTLGNVVNHSGNSYGTYKLNTNTSGQLHASIYYKGDAPVGTFFQGLGDVICVEFRLKAGTTVTKGDLISCELVESYTLKDVNKTVDPGDVTVTDNAQKVKGAIIYWNQGGADQPLAYDPNNPNDYLATNIYSSNGAGSSLSAEAVQPDLNGVFVFEPAKGSHLVIKRDVAANPHMMSVINGMDCYYAALITTLDDQTNGVRWIPNAFQTLAADVNMNGEVHAGDITLMQQRITLKTAQYPQVWNHDVATGQPLPNVGPSLDWRFVDAHTTFKGADFKPVANYPVRNGQPTDDGYWRDKVPASPQHLPTTAASFCDQGFKNLIYGVLLGDVDGNWKTTAGNQLRTTEKEGTLMVDLFNAEKLEDGSFKVPVTYQYNTTVHAIDFNLGYNAQQLTVSDISTSRKGSDANVQMLWNNHQNKQVLLTSYSVQGMSTSATAYYLTVKAVDGKLNQAMFANFKGFINGKAANMRVISTAKDLNELKAAKEVNVYPMPSTSGDFAVSYTHIANTQPTFALHDLNGQKQVIATTITEDGKVKVKTQGLKSGIYMLKISDENGHLIATKRVMIQK from the coding sequence ATGAAACATAATTATTTACTGATTATCGCTTTATTGTTGGGTGTTTGCCTTAGCAGCTATGCGCAAGCCCCTACGCCTGTATCGGATAAGACACCAAGTGGACATCCGGTAGTTTTTAAAAACAAATTATACTTTTTTGTGGGCACCGAGTTCTGGAGCAGTGATGGCATTACTACTACCATGGTAAAAGACCTGAACGAAGGAGCTTATTTTAACAACTTTACCATACACAAAGATCAACTGTTCTTTACTGCGGGTAGTGTAGCTGGCAAAAACTTATGGGTAAGTGATGGAACAGCCGCAGGCACTCGCTTGGTAGACGACATTGACTATAGGTCGGCTTCGAACTTGTTGTCACACGGAAACGATGTCTACTTTCTCGCCACTGACGATGTAAACGGGGCTGAACTGAGAAAAACCGATGGAACAACTACCAGCACCATCAACATTAAAACGGGGGCAGGTAGCTCAAACGCTACGCCTTTGATTGTGTATGGAGATGTGAAGTTTGGCAAAAAAATGTACTTTGCTGCTGACAGATCAAATGGCAAAGAGCTATGGGTAACAGATAACCGATACAATGGATATACTTACCAAATTACTGACATTTGGGGAGGACCTAATTCTTCTAACCCTGAGCGTATGATTGAGTACAAGGGCAAGTTGTATTTTGTGGCAAACAACGGCAAACTTGGCAAAGAGTTGTACGAAACCAATGGCTTGGGCATAGACACCAAGTTGGTGAAAGACATTAACCCTGGTGCGGATGGTTCTGACGCCAGAGACTTTGTGGTGTGTAACAACCAATTGTTTTTTAGCGCTGAAGATGGCACACACGGCTACGAGCTGTGGGTAACCGATGGCACCAAAGAAGGTACTAAAATGGTCAAAGATATTTATGCCAACAGCTCTTCTTACCCTTATCACCTCACTGCCTACAACGACAAATTATACTTTAGCGCCAACAATGAACTCACTGGCAACCTAGAGTTGTGGGTGAGCGATGGTACTGAAGCAGGCACCAAAATGTTGAAAGAAATTAACGTCAATGACAGCGCAGATCCACACAATTTTAAAGTGTACAACAGCAAGCTTTATTTTGTGGCAAACGATGGTACACATGGTAATGAGCTATGGGAAACTGACGGCACCGAAGCGGGTACTAAACTAGTAGTCGACTTGAACCCAGGTTATGGTTCTTCGAACCCCAACAACTTGGTGGTATACAATAACAAACTCTTTTTCTCGGCAAACAATGGCGAGGGGCACAAGCTATGGAAATACGATGCGGATGGCTCTACCCCACCAGACCCAGTAAACCAATACGCCATCAATACCCCGGTAGTAAACTGTCAGGACGAGACTTTTTGTGTGACCCTCAAAGCCAAAACAGAGGTAACTACTGGAATTATAGGAATGGACTACTGCCTACAATACGATGCCAACCTAATGGAGCCTACGGGTAGTGTAACCTTGGGCAACGTGGTAAACCATAGTGGCAATAGCTATGGCACTTATAAGCTCAACACCAACACCAGCGGGCAATTACACGCCTCTATTTATTATAAAGGTGATGCGCCTGTAGGTACTTTTTTCCAGGGCTTGGGCGATGTTATATGTGTAGAGTTTCGCCTAAAGGCAGGTACTACAGTAACCAAAGGCGATCTTATCAGTTGCGAATTGGTAGAATCATATACTTTAAAAGATGTAAATAAAACGGTTGACCCAGGGGATGTAACCGTGACCGACAATGCCCAAAAAGTAAAAGGAGCAATCATTTATTGGAACCAAGGTGGCGCTGACCAACCGTTGGCGTATGACCCCAATAACCCGAATGATTATTTGGCTACCAATATTTATAGCAGCAATGGCGCGGGTTCTTCTTTATCTGCCGAAGCAGTACAGCCTGATTTGAACGGTGTATTTGTTTTTGAGCCAGCTAAAGGTTCTCATTTAGTAATTAAGCGCGACGTTGCGGCAAACCCTCACATGATGTCGGTAATCAATGGAATGGACTGCTATTATGCGGCTTTGATTACTACGCTTGACGACCAAACCAATGGGGTGAGATGGATACCCAATGCTTTTCAGACGTTAGCGGCAGATGTAAACATGAATGGTGAGGTACACGCGGGCGACATTACGCTCATGCAGCAACGCATTACGCTCAAAACTGCTCAATACCCTCAGGTATGGAACCACGACGTTGCCACTGGACAGCCATTACCCAACGTTGGACCTTCGCTTGACTGGCGTTTTGTAGATGCCCATACTACTTTTAAAGGGGCAGATTTTAAGCCAGTAGCTAACTACCCAGTAAGAAATGGTCAGCCTACCGATGATGGCTACTGGCGCGACAAAGTACCTGCCTCGCCTCAACACCTGCCTACTACTGCAGCTTCGTTTTGTGATCAAGGCTTTAAAAACCTGATCTATGGCGTTTTGTTAGGCGATGTAGACGGTAACTGGAAAACCACTGCAGGCAACCAATTGAGAACTACCGAAAAAGAAGGTACGTTGATGGTAGACTTGTTCAATGCAGAAAAACTAGAAGATGGTAGTTTTAAGGTACCTGTAACCTATCAATACAATACTACAGTACACGCCATTGACTTTAACTTGGGGTATAATGCCCAACAGTTGACTGTGAGCGATATTTCAACGTCGCGTAAAGGAAGTGATGCCAATGTGCAAATGTTGTGGAACAACCACCAAAACAAGCAAGTATTGCTTACCTCTTATAGTGTACAAGGAATGAGTACTTCTGCTACGGCTTATTACCTTACGGTAAAGGCAGTAGATGGAAAGTTAAACCAAGCGATGTTTGCCAACTTTAAAGGTTTTATCAACGGAAAAGCCGCCAATATGAGGGTAATCAGCACGGCAAAAGACTTGAACGAGCTCAAAGCCGCCAAAGAGGTAAATGTGTACCCTATGCCAAGTACTAGCGGCGATTTTGCGGTAAGCTATACCCACATTGCCAACACCCAACCTACTTTTGCTTTGCACGATTTAAACGGACAAAAGCAAGTAATTGCTACCACTATTACCGAAGATGGTAAAGTGAAGGTAAAAACCCAAGGGCTAAAAAGTGGTATATATATGCTCAAAATCAGCGATGAAAACGGGCATTTGATTGCCACCAAACGTGTGATGATACAGAAGTAA
- a CDS encoding peroxiredoxin: MSQGIITVGTEFPSFKKTAVVSLEKGKEFADISSESFKNDEGRWTVMFWWPKDFTFVCPTEIAEFNNNFDEFRDRDTTLIGASTDSEFVHLAWRNNHDDLRGLKFPMLADTSKSLAEELGILEANEKIAYRATFIIDPEGIVRWVSVYDLNVGRNVEEVIRVLDALQTDELCPCNWEKGEETLTAALAE, from the coding sequence ATGTCACAAGGAATCATTACTGTAGGAACTGAGTTCCCTTCATTCAAAAAAACTGCTGTTGTATCTTTAGAAAAAGGAAAAGAGTTTGCTGACATCTCTTCTGAGAGCTTCAAAAACGACGAAGGACGTTGGACTGTAATGTTTTGGTGGCCAAAAGATTTTACTTTTGTATGTCCTACTGAAATCGCTGAGTTTAACAACAACTTTGATGAATTCAGAGACCGTGACACTACTTTGATTGGTGCTTCTACCGACTCTGAGTTTGTACACCTTGCCTGGAGAAACAACCACGACGATCTACGCGGTTTGAAATTCCCTATGCTTGCCGATACTTCTAAGTCTTTGGCAGAAGAGTTAGGTATTTTGGAAGCCAACGAAAAAATTGCTTACCGTGCTACTTTCATCATCGACCCTGAAGGTATTGTACGTTGGGTATCTGTATACGACCTGAACGTTGGGCGTAACGTAGAAGAAGTGATCCGTGTATTGGACGCTTTACAAACTGACGAGCTTTGCCCATGTAACTGGGAAAAAGGCGAAGAAACTTTGACTGCAGCTTTGGCTGAATAA
- a CDS encoding carboxymuconolactone decarboxylase family protein produces MIQEVASDLLQDLGVNPEDASVAFNTVVDGESRYIKDLRINLKNAFKAKNLSQKEAALIALSVAANEQNDILQKLFTAQAKTAEASEAEIAEAVACASLLAANNVFYRFRHFMNKDKYNTIPAGIKMQIMMKPVSGKEFFELMSLAISAVNGCEMCVTAHEKSLLELGATEERVFDAVRIASVVVSATKLIY; encoded by the coding sequence ATGATACAAGAAGTAGCAAGCGATTTATTACAAGATTTGGGTGTAAACCCTGAAGATGCAAGTGTAGCCTTTAACACCGTAGTAGACGGAGAGTCGCGCTATATCAAAGACTTGCGCATTAACCTCAAGAATGCTTTCAAAGCCAAAAACCTGAGCCAAAAAGAGGCCGCTTTGATTGCCCTATCGGTAGCCGCCAACGAGCAAAACGATATTTTGCAAAAGCTGTTTACTGCTCAGGCAAAAACTGCCGAAGCCAGTGAAGCAGAAATAGCCGAGGCAGTAGCTTGTGCCTCACTGCTTGCCGCCAACAACGTATTTTATCGTTTCCGTCATTTTATGAACAAAGATAAATACAACACCATTCCGGCGGGCATCAAAATGCAAATAATGATGAAGCCAGTAAGTGGCAAAGAATTTTTTGAATTAATGAGTTTGGCCATTTCAGCCGTCAATGGTTGCGAAATGTGTGTAACAGCGCACGAAAAGTCATTGTTAGAACTAGGTGCCACCGAAGAGCGCGTGTTCGATGCAGTACGCATTGCCTCGGTAGTAGTAAGTGCTACTAAGTTGATTTATTAA
- a CDS encoding GNAT family N-acetyltransferase, whose product MKQLVYTTLHGPQEIKQLLALQQRNLPVNISTSEAHEQGFVTVEHDFELMQAMNSTEAHIIAKDGDTVVGYCLVMLESFQDRIPVLQPMFDLFGNLSYRQKPLSDYCFFVMGQVCIDKAYRGQGVFDGMYAQLGQVYGSKYDFVVTEVATRNQRSIKAHARVGFQLLHQYTDPRGEAWDIILWDF is encoded by the coding sequence ATGAAACAACTAGTTTATACTACGCTCCATGGCCCTCAGGAGATAAAACAACTACTGGCTTTACAGCAACGCAACTTGCCTGTAAACATAAGCACCAGTGAGGCACATGAACAGGGGTTTGTAACAGTAGAACACGATTTTGAATTGATGCAAGCCATGAACAGTACCGAAGCCCACATCATAGCCAAAGACGGTGACACTGTGGTAGGGTATTGTTTGGTAATGTTAGAAAGTTTTCAAGACCGTATTCCAGTGCTCCAGCCTATGTTTGACCTTTTTGGTAACCTTAGCTATCGGCAAAAACCGTTGAGTGACTATTGCTTTTTTGTGATGGGGCAAGTTTGCATTGACAAAGCTTACCGGGGGCAAGGGGTGTTTGACGGGATGTATGCTCAATTGGGGCAGGTGTATGGCAGCAAGTACGATTTTGTGGTGACTGAAGTAGCCACCCGCAATCAGCGTTCAATCAAAGCCCATGCGCGGGTAGGTTTTCAACTCTTGCACCAATATACTGACCCTCGCGGTGAAGCCTGGGATATTATCTTGTGGGATTTTTAG
- a CDS encoding putative LPS assembly protein LptD, which yields MPKFWGVWIMLVVMFASQAVQGQITTKDSLKKNTTVDIERSDTTKIRDSTEVRLGDSTRKNNTQRPPKGDITTTIKYDARDSIMMDVTGKIMYLYGEAKVDYGATKLTAAFIEINMKTNLITAKAIKDDSTGKVIGRPVFKDDAGSYEADSMVYNYKTRKGIINRVVTKQGEGYIILEKAKKNEKNETFGLNGKYTTCNLANPHFHIQSYKLKLVPEKQIVTGPFNLYIKDSPTPLGFLFGIFPFTSRNTSGIIIPTYGEERERGFFLRQGGYYWAVNPYIGITFLTDFYTNGSWGATMNTEYKKRYRFNGSASLAFNKNITGDLNRAVSEDFWVTWNHSPVPRGSARFSASVRAGSSRYNANNTFQTENRLSNTFNSSISYSNTFNVGEIPFNLGVNLRHDQNVQTEIMNMSLPEINLQMNRVYPFKKKGKAAKNPIQNLSFSYTASATNRLTNQAPSPGAFTSPNGLDTAKVDFNFANWAIISRRGSMGIKHTIPVSTTMKLFKYISLNPTFSYEEWWYPKKLNYDDSNPDAVVVDTLNGFSRASSYNASISLNTRIYGTYQNIRFLSKKVVGIRHIMNPSVSFSYRPDFSEARYDYFQNVRTTSNPEGTLVSRYNGAGFVQGAPAGGKSAVMGFSLSNTVEMKVKDDKDTTNAEGTKKIKLLENLSFASGYNFLADSFNLTRVSITARTRLLGFIDLNSTATYDPYTWELVSNEGGNIIQRQRDVYAWSRDLSITNPQIRGQINQASIALSANFTPESFRRKRQKKMNQLNDARENSELTQRQIMNDPNAYVDFEIPWRLNMSFNMSYSKQGFQKSVVTRNLNFNGDVSLSKTWKISATSGYDFDAKTLSYTSLNVYKDLHCWEMSFGWIPFGQFQSFTFDLKVKAAILQDLKLSRRRTWFDN from the coding sequence ATGCCTAAATTTTGGGGAGTGTGGATAATGTTAGTTGTGATGTTTGCATCGCAGGCAGTGCAAGGGCAGATAACAACCAAAGATAGCCTTAAAAAAAACACCACAGTTGACATTGAGCGATCAGACACCACCAAAATACGAGACTCTACCGAAGTACGCCTGGGCGATAGTACCCGTAAAAACAACACCCAACGCCCTCCCAAAGGCGACATTACCACTACGATAAAATATGATGCCCGTGACTCAATCATGATGGATGTAACCGGCAAAATAATGTACCTCTATGGAGAGGCCAAAGTAGACTATGGCGCTACCAAGCTTACAGCCGCATTTATAGAGATTAACATGAAAACCAATCTTATCACGGCAAAAGCTATCAAAGATGATTCAACCGGCAAGGTCATTGGGCGCCCGGTGTTTAAAGATGATGCAGGCTCCTATGAAGCTGACTCTATGGTATACAACTACAAAACCCGCAAGGGAATTATCAACCGGGTAGTAACCAAACAAGGAGAAGGCTACATTATTCTGGAAAAGGCCAAGAAAAACGAAAAAAACGAAACTTTTGGGCTCAATGGTAAATATACTACCTGCAACCTTGCCAACCCTCATTTTCATATCCAATCTTATAAACTAAAGCTGGTACCAGAAAAGCAAATCGTAACGGGACCTTTCAACCTTTATATCAAAGACTCCCCTACCCCACTGGGCTTTTTGTTTGGTATATTTCCGTTTACCTCCCGCAATACTTCAGGCATTATTATACCCACTTATGGCGAAGAAAGAGAACGGGGTTTCTTTTTGCGGCAAGGGGGATATTACTGGGCAGTAAACCCTTATATAGGCATTACTTTTCTCACCGACTTTTATACCAATGGTAGTTGGGGAGCCACAATGAACACAGAATACAAAAAGCGGTACAGATTCAACGGTTCGGCATCGTTGGCATTTAACAAAAACATTACGGGTGACTTGAACAGGGCAGTCTCAGAAGATTTTTGGGTCACCTGGAACCACTCGCCAGTGCCCAGAGGGTCGGCACGTTTTTCGGCATCGGTAAGGGCTGGGTCTTCCAGGTACAACGCCAATAACACGTTTCAGACAGAAAATCGCCTGTCCAATACTTTTAACTCTAGTATTTCGTACAGCAATACTTTTAATGTAGGCGAAATTCCTTTTAACCTGGGAGTTAACCTCAGGCACGATCAAAATGTGCAAACTGAAATTATGAATATGAGTTTGCCCGAAATAAACCTGCAGATGAACCGGGTTTATCCCTTTAAGAAAAAAGGAAAAGCCGCTAAAAACCCCATCCAAAACCTGAGTTTTTCTTATACCGCATCGGCTACCAACCGCCTTACCAACCAGGCGCCGTCACCAGGGGCGTTTACCTCACCCAATGGACTCGATACGGCAAAGGTAGATTTTAATTTTGCTAACTGGGCTATCATTAGCCGCCGGGGTAGTATGGGCATCAAGCATACCATTCCGGTGTCTACTACTATGAAACTGTTCAAATACATAAGTTTAAACCCTACTTTTTCTTACGAAGAATGGTGGTACCCCAAGAAACTAAACTACGACGACTCTAACCCCGACGCGGTAGTGGTTGACACATTGAATGGGTTTTCACGTGCTTCGTCGTACAATGCCAGTATATCGCTCAACACGCGGATTTATGGTACTTACCAAAATATTCGTTTTCTGAGCAAAAAGGTAGTGGGCATTCGCCACATCATGAACCCATCGGTGAGCTTTTCTTACCGCCCCGATTTCTCCGAAGCACGCTATGACTATTTCCAAAATGTAAGAACTACTTCAAATCCTGAGGGTACACTCGTTTCGCGTTATAATGGCGCTGGCTTTGTACAAGGGGCACCCGCAGGGGGCAAAAGTGCCGTAATGGGCTTCTCATTGTCAAACACGGTAGAGATGAAGGTAAAAGACGATAAAGACACCACCAATGCTGAGGGTACTAAAAAAATAAAATTGTTAGAAAACCTTTCGTTTGCCAGTGGGTACAATTTTCTGGCAGACTCGTTTAACCTCACCAGGGTGTCTATTACGGCACGTACCCGTTTGCTGGGTTTTATAGATCTTAATTCTACGGCTACTTACGACCCCTACACCTGGGAACTGGTAAGCAATGAAGGAGGCAACATTATTCAACGCCAACGTGATGTATACGCCTGGTCACGAGACTTGAGCATTACCAACCCTCAGATAAGGGGACAAATAAACCAGGCAAGCATTGCACTGTCGGCTAACTTTACTCCAGAGTCGTTTAGGCGAAAGCGGCAAAAAAAGATGAATCAGCTCAATGATGCCAGAGAAAACTCAGAGCTTACCCAAAGGCAAATAATGAATGACCCTAATGCTTATGTAGACTTTGAGATTCCCTGGCGGCTTAATATGAGTTTTAATATGAGCTATTCCAAACAAGGTTTTCAGAAAAGTGTTGTTACCCGAAACCTCAACTTTAACGGGGATGTAAGCTTGTCGAAAACCTGGAAAATAAGTGCTACTTCGGGGTATGATTTTGACGCCAAAACTTTATCTTATACCTCGCTCAATGTATACAAAGACTTGCATTGTTGGGAGATGAGTTTTGGTTGGATTCCTTTTGGTCAGTTTCAGTCATTTACGTTTGACCTCAAGGTAAAGGCAGCCATTCTTCAGGATTTAAAGCTTAGTCGCCGCCGTACCTGGTTTGATAATTAG
- a CDS encoding N-acetylmuramoyl-L-alanine amidase family protein: MLKRLLLISCLFIVCISTSFLPVHVSQAPDKSEVLLGYKVKTVVIDAGHGGKDPGTLGKHTKEKNITLRVALELGRIIKRNLPGVKVVYTRTTDKFVELYRRTELANRIKADLFISIHCNAAARKARNRSRAKGAEVYVMGNHVSEDNLAIAKRENSSILLEKNYQRNYGGFDPNSPQSYILLAMSQQVHMKHSLNFARKIDWEIKNKVRRKTRGVKQAGFYVLARTAMPSVLVELGFLSNPGEERFLNDALGQIYMASAIFRAFRAYKKELEVK; this comes from the coding sequence ATGTTGAAACGTCTCTTGTTGATTTCTTGCCTTTTTATTGTCTGTATCAGTACCTCTTTTTTGCCTGTTCATGTCTCACAAGCGCCTGATAAAAGTGAAGTGTTGCTTGGTTACAAGGTAAAAACAGTAGTGATAGATGCCGGGCATGGTGGCAAAGACCCTGGTACATTGGGCAAACATACCAAAGAAAAAAATATCACCCTAAGAGTTGCGTTGGAACTTGGGCGAATCATCAAAAGAAATTTGCCGGGCGTAAAGGTAGTTTATACCCGAACTACTGACAAGTTTGTAGAGCTTTATCGCCGTACAGAGTTAGCCAACCGTATCAAAGCCGATCTTTTTATCTCTATACATTGCAATGCTGCCGCGCGCAAAGCCCGTAACCGCAGCAGAGCAAAAGGAGCTGAAGTATACGTCATGGGTAACCATGTATCGGAGGACAATCTGGCGATAGCCAAGCGCGAAAATTCCTCTATATTGCTTGAAAAAAACTATCAACGCAATTATGGTGGGTTTGATCCCAACTCTCCCCAGTCTTATATATTATTGGCCATGAGCCAACAAGTACACATGAAGCATAGCCTAAACTTTGCCCGTAAGATTGACTGGGAGATAAAAAACAAGGTAAGGCGCAAAACCCGTGGAGTAAAGCAGGCAGGGTTTTATGTGTTGGCGCGTACCGCCATGCCCAGTGTATTGGTAGAGCTGGGTTTTTTGTCTAACCCCGGAGAAGAACGGTTTTTAAATGATGCATTGGGGCAAATTTATATGGCGTCTGCCATTTTTAGAGCATTTAGGGCGTATAAGAAAGAGCTAGAGGTGAAATAA